The bacterium DNA window AGCAATATGTCGTACTCTGCGAGCAGTGTCTCGTAGGCCTGTTTCTCGTACTCTTCGCGCTGCAGCGTGCGCCAGTCGAGCAGCACCTTCTCACGAACCTCTGCGAGGTCTGGCTCGTAACCGTCCGCACGCTCGCCGACGCGCACCAAATGCAGACCGAACGCCGAGTCGACAGGACCTGCCCACTGATCCACCGGAGCCGTTACGAGTGCCTTAGCAAAGGCCTCGCCGAAGTCGCGCTCGATGCCACGAAGCGTGGAAAGTGTTTTTGACGCCGGCAATAAAGTCGGATCGCCGAGCCCCGCAGGGCTCTCACCAGACTTCAACGCGGCAAGTACTGCGGCAGCACGGCGCTTTGCGACGTCCATGCCCTGCTTCGGATTGACAAACAC harbors:
- a CDS encoding peptidyl-prolyl cis-trans isomerase → RELRGLIDAYIKEEVYYREAVKLALDRDDTLIRRRMQQKMEFLSEPSENDLAADDVASQAFLDDSKPTYRVQPRVVFEQVFVNPKQGMDVAKRRAAAVLAALKSGESPAGLGDPTLLPASKTLSTLRGIERDFGEAFAKALVTAPVDQWAGPVDSAFGLHLVRVGERADGYEPDLAEVREKVLLDWRTLQREEYEKQAYETLLAEYDILLPAPENRPAQTEPGP